A part of Mycolicibacterium sp. TUM20985 genomic DNA contains:
- a CDS encoding TetR-like C-terminal domain-containing protein, protein MRTDRPRDDKGPNRSPPGRPRDGKIDAAIVEATRELLLETGYPALSLSAIAARAGTTTAAIYRRWSGKAQLVHEAILPAEVMAMPSASGDVEGDIRALVEATRTMFDRPEVRIALPALIADTVADPDVHSRMTSRFAGSLATFRTRLDQPDDDGDLPLLAEVVVGSAIFRIIVRHDAPLDAAWVDDLTKLVTAGWSSMSGGSSSPS, encoded by the coding sequence ATGAGAACAGATCGGCCGAGGGATGACAAGGGACCAAACCGGTCACCCCCGGGGCGACCGCGCGACGGCAAGATCGATGCCGCGATCGTGGAAGCTACCCGGGAGCTCCTGTTGGAGACGGGTTATCCCGCGCTCTCACTGTCCGCGATCGCGGCCCGCGCGGGGACCACGACGGCGGCGATCTACCGGCGCTGGTCGGGCAAGGCCCAACTCGTCCACGAGGCGATCCTCCCGGCCGAGGTAATGGCCATGCCGAGTGCCTCCGGGGACGTCGAGGGGGACATCCGGGCCTTGGTGGAGGCGACGCGCACGATGTTCGACCGCCCGGAAGTCCGGATCGCCCTACCGGCGTTGATCGCCGATACGGTCGCTGATCCCGATGTGCACAGCAGAATGACCTCTCGTTTCGCCGGCAGTCTCGCCACTTTTCGCACCAGGCTCGACCAGCCCGATGACGACGGCGACCTGCCCCTGCTCGCGGAGGTCGTCGTCGGCAGTGCGATCTTCCGCATCATCGTGCGGCACGATGCACCGTTGGACGCGGCATGGGTGGACGACCTGACCAAACTGGTCACTGCCGGCTGGTCCTCGATGTCGGGTGGTTCCTCGTCCCCGTCGTAG